The DNA segment TTGATCGGCCAAGTGCACGAAGTCATAGGCCTGCAACAGCATGTAGCTGAACTCCGTGTACGACATCCCGCTATCGGTTCGCTCCAGCCGGCCTTTGACCGAATCCTTCGCGAGCATCACGTTCACGGGAAAATGCTTGCCGACGTCGCGGAGAAAATCGAGATAGCTGAACCGGCTCATCCAATCGAAGTTGTTGACGAGAATCGCCGGATTCGTCACGGATTCAAAGTCGAGAATCGTCCGCATCTGGACTTCCATCGCAGCGATATTCGCCCACAGCACCTCGGGCGAGAGCAGGTTGCGCTCTTCGCTCTTGCCGCTGGGATCGCCGATCATCCCGGTCGCCCCGCCCACGAGCGCGATCGGCCGATGCCCTGCCCGCTGGAATCGCCGCAACGTCATTACGCCCATCAAATGGCCGACGTGCAGGCTATCGGCCGTCGGGTCGAAGCCGCAATAGAGCGTGCGCGTCGCGGAATCGAGCCAGTTCGCCAGATTGGCATCGTCGGTCGTTTGTTGAATCAGGCCGCGCCAGCGGAGATCGGGGAGCATTTGGGATCCTACCTCCACATATCATCATCCGCGAACGGATGGGCGGGGCCCTGGAACCTGGGCTTGGGCATAGCGTCGAGCGCTCGCTCGGCGAGTCGGAGGTCTTCGCGTGTCGTGATCTTGAGGTTGATCGGCGAGCCGGCGACGATCGTCACCGCATGGCCGATCCGCTCGACGAGCTGGGCGTCGTCGGTGGCGGCGAAATCGCCTCGCTTGGCATAAGCTTCGAGGATCAACTGGCGGCGGAAGACCTGCGGCGTTTGGGCCTCCCAGAGTCCCTCGCGCGAGACCGTTTCCGCGATCGTGTGGTCGGAGGCCATGCGCTTGAGCGTGCCGGAAACGGGGATCGCCAGGATCGCGGCGCCGCTCTTCTCGGCGGCGGCAAACGCGCTCGTGATCCATTCGTTGGCCAGGCATGGGCGCACGGCGTCGTGAATGGCGACGAAATCCATGTCGGGCTTGACTCGCCCCAATGCTCGCTCGATCGACTCGGCACGCTCCGCGCCTCCCTCGACGATGTCGATGCCCAGAATTGCCGCGTTGGCGGAAAACTTGAAATCGAACCACTCGCGGTCTTCGGCGGAAATCACCAGCAGCAATTGTTTTACGTCGTCGCGTCCAAGGAACCGTTCAGCCGAGTGCAGCCAAACCGCCCGATTCGCCAGCGGGGCGAATGGCTTCTTGTAGTTCTTATCCTTGAACCGGCTACTCTTGCCGGCGGCTGCGATGATGACAGCGAATTTGGACACGATTATCCCAGGGCGTGCTACGACGGTCTGTCGGTCATTGTGCCGTTTCGCGCGGCGGCGAGTCAAGTTCGAGCTGGCCCGCTCGCCTCGTGCGAATCTGCCACGGCTGCCGCGATCGTCCGAAGACAGATTCTCCAGCAACTGTAACTGATTTGTATCAACCTCGCCGAAATCCGTTTACGATCCCCGGCGGCCACGCAACAATGAACGTAGAAGTTGACGACGGTGGCGATAAGGAAGAGAGGAGAGGTCGCTTATGTCACGATTCGCGAAGCTGCCAGCCGGGGGCGTGGTCCTGATCTGGCTGATGGCGTCGGCGGCTGGGCAGTTGCCTGGCGCGGCCGACGACAAATCCTCGAGCGCTGATCCGCCGTTTGCCGGCGCGAGGTTCACGGCGGCCGACTATGCCCGACACGTTCTCGCGCTCAAGAAGACGCTGCCGGAGGAGGGCGGCTTCACGATCATCGTTCAGCCGCCGTTCGTGGTGATTGGCGACGAACCGGCCGACAAGGTCAGAAGCCGGGCCGAGAACACGGTGAAATGGGCCGTCGATCGGATCAAACAATCGTATTTTCAGTGCGATCCGGATCGGATTCTCGACATCTGGCTGTTCAAGAACAAAGCCAGCTATCAGAAACTCGCGAAAGAGATCTTCGACGACACGCCGACCACGCCCTACGGCTATTTCTCGTCCGCGCATCGGGCGCTGATCATGAATATCTCGACCGGCGGCGGGACCTTGGTGCACGAGATCGTGCATCCCTTCATGGCGGCAAAT comes from the Pirellulales bacterium genome and includes:
- the ispD gene encoding 2-C-methyl-D-erythritol 4-phosphate cytidylyltransferase; translated protein: MSKFAVIIAAAGKSSRFKDKNYKKPFAPLANRAVWLHSAERFLGRDDVKQLLLVISAEDREWFDFKFSANAAILGIDIVEGGAERAESIERALGRVKPDMDFVAIHDAVRPCLANEWITSAFAAAEKSGAAILAIPVSGTLKRMASDHTIAETVSREGLWEAQTPQVFRRQLILEAYAKRGDFAATDDAQLVERIGHAVTIVAGSPINLKITTREDLRLAERALDAMPKPRFQGPAHPFADDDMWR